The following proteins are encoded in a genomic region of Periophthalmus magnuspinnatus isolate fPerMag1 chromosome 23, fPerMag1.2.pri, whole genome shotgun sequence:
- the LOC117392158 gene encoding leucine-rich repeat neuronal protein 3: protein MKEVSFVDCLFLGLAMASFAAGTEDKSDCPKLCVCEMRPWFSPSSVYMESLTIDCNDLGLFSLPEKLPLATQVLLLQTNNIVKVDMPLEYLANITEIDLSQNNVASLNDVHLGSLAQLLSLHLEENLIQELPERCLSELANLQELYMNHNLISFISPLAFQGLRSLVRLHLNSNKLKTINKEWFEAMPNLEILMIGENPVVSIENMNFKPLSNLRSLVLTRMNLSQLPEDALTGLENLESISFYDNIFPEVPHSALKNVKNLKFLDLNKNPISRIQRGDFVDMFHLKELGINSMPELVSIDSFALSNLPELTKIEATNNPKLSYIHPNAFYKLPRLETLMLNGNALSALHRITVESLPNLREVSMHSNPIRCDCVVRWMNMNKTNIRFMEPDSLYCVEPPEYEGQHVRQVHFREMMEICLPLISPESMPGRIKTQNGSSVSLHCRAFAEPEPEIYWITPSGMRILPNTVSDKYYMHPEGTFDIYDITENEAGLYTCVAHNLVGADLKSVSVEVNGYFPEPMNGSLNVIINSVETNSVLLSWKAGPGTLAPNIKWYTMSEIDHPRTAFTTRVPSDIRAYNLTHLSPATQYKVCVEVHGIHYNHETKCLDVTTKGIELAVRDTEKWDAAVITIFGVLLATTSVACLLIYVSLRNHHLYGQIRKCESKVALMPAEEKSMNFPFFTKLWFAGKGLPSGVEVKATVINVSDNAF, encoded by the coding sequence ATGAAGGAGGTGTCTTTTGTGGATTGCCTTTTTCTCGGCTTGGCTATGGCCTCTTTTGCAGCCGGCACAGAGGATAAGTCCGATTGCCCCAAGTTGTGTGTTTGCGAAATGCGACCCTGGTTTTCCCCAAGTTCAGTGTACATGGAATCGCTCACAATTGACTGCAACGACTTGGGACTATTCAGCCTCCCAGAGAAACTACCATTGGCGACACAGGTACTGCTACTGCAAACAAACAATATTGTGAAAGTTGACATGCCATTGGAATACTTGGCAAACATCACAGAAATTGATCTATCGCAAAATAATGTTGCATCACTTAACGATGTTCACTTGGGGAGTCTTGCTCAGCTTCTGTCACTTCATTTGGAGGAGAATTTGATACAAGAGTTGCCCGAAAGGTGTTTGTCGGAGCTAGCTAACCTCCAAGAGCTGTACATGAATCACAACCTTATCTCGTTCATCTCCCCATTGGCTTTCCAGGGTCTGAGAAGTCTTGTACGTCTTCACCTCAATTCGAACAAGCTCAAAACCATTAATAAAGAATGGTTTGAAGCCATGCCGAACCTCGAGATTCTGATGATTGGAGAAAATCCTGTTGTTTCGATTGAGAATATGAATTTCAAACCTCTCAGTAACCTTCGCAGTCTTGTCCTTACCAGAATGAATCTCTCCCAGCTCCCCGAAGACGCACTAACCGGCCTTGAAAATTTAGAAAGTATTTCGTTCTATGATAATATCTTTCCGGAGGTGCCGCATTCAGccctgaaaaatgtgaaaaatctcAAGTTTTTGGATCTTAACAAAAACCCAATTAGTAGAATACAGAGAGGCGATTTTGTGGATATGTTTCATTTAAAAGAGCTGGGTATTAATAGCATGCCAGAGCTAGTGTCAATCGACAGTTTTGCACTTAGTAACCTCCCGGAGTTGACCAAAATAGAAGCCACCAACAACCCCAAACTGTCCTATATCCACCCTAATGCTTTCTACAAACTCCCACGGCTTGAAACGTTAATGCTAAATGGCAACGCACTCAGCGCCCTACACAGGATCACAGTGGAGTCCCTTCCAAATCTTAGAGAGGTTAGCATGCACAGTAATCCTATTAGATGTGACTGCGTGGTGCGCTGGATGAACATGAATAAGACTAACATTAGATTTATGGAGCCAGATTCGCTGTACTGTGTTGAACCACCCGAGTATGAGGGCCAGCATGTTCGCCAGGTGCACTTCAGGGAGATGATGGAAATCTGCTTGCCTCTCATTTCTCCTGAAAGTATGCCCGGACGCATCAAGACACAAAATGGCAGTTCGGTGTCGCTCCACTGCCGCGCCTTTGCCGAACCTGAGCCAGAAATTTACTGGATCACGCCCTCCGGTATGCGAATCCTGCCCAATACTGTGTCTGACAAGTACTACATGCACCCAGAGGGGACTTTTGACATCTACGATATTACTGAGAATGAAGCAGGACTTTACACATGTGTCGCCCATAACCTTGTTGGCGCAGACCTCAAATCCGTCTCCGTTGAAGTGAATGGATATTTCCCGGAGCCtatgaatggctctttgaatgTCATAATCAACTCTGTGGAGACAAACTCTGTATTGCTTTCCTGGAAGGCTGGCCCTGGGACACTGGCTCCTAATATTAAATGGTACACCATGAGCGAGATAGACCACCCCAGAACCGCATTCACCACAAGGGTCCCATCTGATATCCGAGCCTATAACCTCACGCACCTCAGCCCGGCGACGCAATATAAAGTTTGTGTAGAGGTCCACGGCATCCATTATAACCACGAAACCAAATGTCTGGATGTCACCACTAAAGGCATAGAGCTAGCcgtgagagacacagagaaatgGGATGCAGCTGTGATAACTATCTTTGGTGTGCTTTTGGCAACAACATCAGTGGCATGTCTGCTTATTTATGTGTCGCTAAGGAACCACCATCTTTATGGGCAGATTAGAAAGTGCGAATCAAAGGTAGCGCTGATGCCCGCAGAGGAAAAAAGTATGAACTTTCCTTTCTTTACAAAGCTGTGGTTTGCTGGTAAAGGACTACCAAGCGGGGTGGAAGTTAAAGCAACCGTCATAAATGTTTCTGACAATGCCTTTTAA